One stretch of Anolis sagrei isolate rAnoSag1 chromosome 11, rAnoSag1.mat, whole genome shotgun sequence DNA includes these proteins:
- the CLDN4 gene encoding claudin-4, with protein sequence MGSMGMQVLGIALSVLGWLGSILCCGLPMWRVTAFIGSNIVVAQIIWDGLWMTCVVQSTGQMQCKVYESTLAMSQDMQAARALVIISILLVVLGLGFAVMGGKCTNCVEDEATKAKIVIAAGVVFIISGVLLLIPLCWTANNVIRDFYNPMVVESQKREFGPSLYIGWASVGLLFIGGAILCCNCPPRNEKPYSAKYTATRSMPASNYV encoded by the coding sequence ATGGGCTCCATGGGGATGCAGGTGCTGGGCATTGCCTTGTCGGTCCTGGGCTGGCTGGGGTCCATCCTCTGCTGCGGCCTGCCCATGTGGCGGGTCACGGCCTTCATTGGGAGCAACATCGTGGTGGCCCAGATCATCTGGGATGGGTTGTGGATGACCTGTGTGGTCCAGAGCACCGGGCAGATGCAGTGCAAGGTCTACGAGTCCACGCTGGCCATGTCTCAGGACATGCAGGCCGCCCGAGccttggtgatcatctccatccTGCTGGTGGTGCTGGGCCTGGGCTTCGCGGTCATGGGTGGCAAGTGCACCAACTGCGTGGAGGATGAGGCCACCAAGGCCAAGATCGTCATCGCCGCTGGTGTGGTCTTCATCATCTCCGGGGTGCTGCTCCTCATCCCCTTGTGCTGGACGGCCAACAACGTCATCCGGGACTTCTACAACCCTATGGTGGTGGAAAGCCAGAAGCGGGAGTTCGGGCCCTCGCTCTACATTGGCTGGGCCTCCGTTGGGCTCCTCTTCATCGGAGGGGCCATTCTCTGCTGCAACTGCCCACCCAGGAACGAGAAGCCCTACTCCGCCAAGTACACTGCCACCCGCTCCATGCCCGCCAGCAACTACGTCTAG